A genomic window from Silene latifolia isolate original U9 population chromosome 11, ASM4854445v1, whole genome shotgun sequence includes:
- the LOC141614011 gene encoding uncharacterized protein LOC141614011 codes for MGVLTLEPELYDEIREKQASDVKIQEWKGVLERGELSRFELHEDGSLRFKGRWHISNDEDLKKKVINKAHNPGGDKLYKDLKKTFWWSNMKREVEEFVAKCLTYQRVKREHKRP; via the coding sequence ATGGGAGTCTTGACCTTGGAACCCGAGTTGTACGACGAAATTCGGGAGAAGCAAGCAAGTGACGTGAAGATCCAAGAGTGGAAAGGAGTGCTAGAAAGGGGAGAGCTCTCAAGATTTGAGTTGCATGAGGATGGAAGTCTTAGATTCAAGGGGAGATGGCATATATCAAATGATGAAGATCTTAAGAAAAAGGTAATAAATAAAGCTCATAACCCGGGTGGCGATAAGTTATACAAGGACCttaagaagaccttttggtggtcaaatatgaagagggaagtggaaGAATTTGTGGCAAAGTGCTTGACTTACCAAAGAGTGAAGAGAGAACACAAGAGACCATAA